DNA sequence from the Streptomyces sp. CA-210063 genome:
GCGACTCGTGGAAGATCTGGCCGAACCCCTCATGGGCTTCCGCGGCCACGGTGACCGCCAGCTGGTACTCGCCCAGGGCCGCGAGGTCGCTGGAGAGGCCGGAGGCCGTGATGTAGGCGTGCGGATGCGTCCTGCCCAGGACGCGGCGCTGACGGTCCAGCAGATCCTCGTCGATTTCCTTTGCCTCGACGTAACGGCCTTGAGAGCGCAGCACGTTGGCGAGCTGACAGCGCAGATACATGTACTGCCTGTGGTCCTCGCCGAGGAGGGGTTTCCAGTGTTCCAGCAACTCGTTCGCGTGCCGCGCCGCGGCGGTGAAGCTGCCGCGCTTCCACAGGTACCGAACCTGGTCGATGAGCAGACGGCGTGGCTCGGCAAGGTCGCAGTCGCGGATGCCCGAGGGGCGCAGATGGGGCCAGATGACCTCGAAACGCGGCCATGTCGCGGGATCGTCGGAGGGCTCGTCGCCGTCCGGCCGGGCACCGGCGAGAATGGTGTGGACGACATGCCGGGCGGTCCGCTGCTCGTTCTCGGTGAGCTGGGCACGGATCACGGCCTGCACCAGCCGGTGGATCTGGATGCTGTTGCCGGCCTGGTCGATCTTGGCGAGCGCGAACCGGGCGATCTCGCGGATGACCCGGCCCAGCATCAGGCTTTCCTGGAGGCTCGCGTCCACCTGGCGTAGTTCGTCGAGTAGTTCCTTGCTGTAAAGGAGGTGCGAGGAGATCGGTTCCGGTGCCATGAACGCGCACAACTGCAACAACCGTACCGAGGCGGGCGAGCGCTCCTTCAGCCTGGCGATGGAGATGTTCCAGGTCGCGGCCACGGTCTCCGGATAGTCGACGGGCTGGTTGAGGTCGAGTACGTGGGTGGTCTGCTCGGCCAGCAGCCTCAGGTATTCCTCGATGGGCGTGGCCGTCTCGGCGAGCCAGGCCGCCGCCACCTCCACCGCGAGCGGCAGGTCGCCCACCGCGTCCGCCACCCGTCCGGCGTCCTCGGTAGTCAGCCCGGGTGCGCGGCGCGAGAGGTGCTCGACACTCTCCTGGCGCTGGAACACATCCACGGGCAGCGAAGAGGCCTGCTGCGCCCAGGCCTGGTTGCGGGAGGTGATCAGGATGTGGCCGCCGCCCCTACGGGGGAAGAAGCGTTGCAGCTCCGTGGGGTCGTCGGCGTTGTCGAAGACGAGGATCCAGCGTTGCGTCGGCACGCCGCGTGCCAGCATGTGCACGGTCTCCTGACTGACCAGTGCCATGTCGTCGCCGCCGGGTGCACCGATCAGGGAACCGAGTGCGGCCAGGGAGGAGACGACGTTGTCGACATGCTCCGCGGAGATCCACCACACGAGTTCGTAGTCGGCCATGAACCGGTGTACGTACTCCAGCGCGACCTGTGTCTTGCCGACACCGCCCAGCCCGAACAGTGCCTGGGGCTGCGGTAACACGACGGACATGCCGCTGCGGAGCTGGTCACGCAGTTGGTCGAGAACGGAATTCCGGCCGGTGAACGTGGCGTTGCGCTGAGGCGCTTCGAACACGTTCGGTGTGCTCTCCGGGAATCGAGGGCCCGCCGCACCGGTCGCCAACGTCTCCGGCCGCAGGCCCAGGGAACGGTACAGGGTGGTCACAGCCTGTGCCTCGTCGAGCCGGTGGAGGTTCACCAACGGGTGACCGCGATAGCTGTCGAGCAGCCGCACTTCGTCGACGAGGAGCGGGACCACATCGGTGGATGGCGTGTGCGCGGTGGTGCCGGTGAGGGAGCGCCAGGCCGTGAGTGCGTGCCGGGCCTTCTGGAAGGCGCTCGACAGCAGCACGATCGGACGGGTCTTCGGGCTCGGCTGCTTCGGCGGGCCGGTGGACACGTCGTGCAGGCTCACGTCGCAGCCAGGACGCTTGAGGACTGCCTCCAGCCATTCGGCCCACATGCGATTCTCCGCCGTGTACACGATCAGTACGCTCGGCAGCGTGGTTTCGGGCCGCCGTCGGGTGAAGGCCTCCACACACTGCAGCCGCACCTGTTCGGAGATCGGCGGCAACTGGGTGACCTCGCCGTCGGTGATCACCCCGGTGAGCCGCTCGAAGGCGGACAGCAGGGAGTTCGTGATGCCGCTGGGATCGCCGACGGTCGCCAGGGTCTCCTCGTACGCGTAGTACGGGCGGTACGGGATTTCGACCTTGCCCCAGTACGCGTTCAGCTCCTCGGCGCTGAGTGGTTGCCCGCCAGCCCCCTTGGGCAGCCCCTCGAACTTCAGGCGGGCCAGCGCCCGCCCTGCGTCGACCTTCTCCTTTTCGCCCTCGTCGACGCGCATCGGTACCGGCAGTACCCGGATCCGTCGTTTGCGGTAGCCGTCGGCCAGGCTCTCGGCCACGGCTGCCGCACCGTCCAGTGCCTGGCTACTGAGTGTGAAGCAGTCGACGAGGATGTCGGGCATCTGGATGGTGCAGATATCCGCGTTGTCCGACAGGCCGGTGCGGCTGTCGATGAGTACGTAGTCGTACGAGGCCCTCATGTCGTCGCGCAGTGCGTCGAGGAACAGGCCGCCACCCAGCCGTTCGTAGAAGTTGTCCCACTCGAAGGACGACACCGTCGCCGAGTACTCGCGGTTCTGCCGCCCCGCGGACAGGAAGTCGAGGGAGCCGCCGTCGGGGAAGGGCAGACCGAGGCGCTCGGGCGCCAGCGAGACGGCGTGCGGCTCGACGCGCGCGAGGTCCACATGCCAGGGGCCGGAACGGGGGCCGCCCGTGGTCGCGGCCCAGCAGTACTCCGTGATGATGTCGATCACGCCGGTGGTCGCCGCGAGCGCGTTGGGATCGAGGAACGGATGGAAGAACCGGTGCAGGCCCGGTGCCTCCAGATCCCAGTCGACGGTCAGGACCCGCTTGCCGTTGGCCGCGAGGATCCACGCCGTGTTGGCCAGGGCCATCGTGCGGCCCGTGCCGCCCTTGTACGAGTAGAAGGTGATGATGCGCCCGCCCTGCCGCGTCGTCATGCTTCTCCTCCTGTGTCGATTTCCGCGCCGCGGTCCGATGGATGGATCGGGCCCGTGAGACGGGGCCGGGGCACCTGAGGACCCTCGGGCGGATACGCCCGGGCATATCTGAGGTACTGCCGGGTCGTGTGGGCCACGACAGTGGGGAGCACATCGGTGAACGCCTTCAGCGTGGGGACGCCGTTGACGGCTATCCGGCCGGCGAACCGGCGGCCCCGCTCCAGGATCAGCGGCATGGTGCGTTCGAGGTCCGCCGCGAGTTGTCGGCCCTCCTCGGTGTGGCACTGCAGATCGGCGCGGTTCCACGGGACGACCGCGCTGATCCAGGGATCGGCGCTCGCGTCGAACGCCTTGAGCCTGCGCCGCCGTTCTTCGTCGGAGATCGCCCACCGGTCGATCAGCAGGATCTCCGGATGACTCGGCGGCGACTTCTCGTCGGCGAGGCGGTCCGAGTCGTGTGCGCCGGCATCGTCCGTGCCCATGTGTTCGTCGTCGAAGTTGGACACCGTGATCCGGTAGTCCAGCGATCTGATCAGTTCCTCCGCGAGGGCGGGCAGCGGGCGGGCCGACTCACCGTGATAGGGGTTCCAGTCCTGGGCGTCGTAGCCGTACGGGCCGCTGTCCCGGTGCTCCGGCTTGCTGTCCAGGGTGGGCGCCGCCACCGTCAGATGGATACGCCGAGGGCCCTCGCCCCGCGGCCTGAACGCGCTGGGCGTCGACTCGTACGGGCGGGGACGGCCCGACGGCAGCGGCGTTTCGTGGGCGACCCGCACGATGCGCTGGGCGAGGGCCAGCACGGCCTCGTCGTATTCGTCCCTCAGTCGGGTGAGCTTGATCAGGCCATAGAGCCCGTAGTCCAGGTAGCGGCTGCCGAATGAGGAGTGCTCGACGCGTACATGCCGTACGGAGTCGGGGAGCTGGCTGAGATCCACATGGGTCCACAGGGCCGGCACGATGGCGGGCAGGTCCGCGGCGCCGGTCGTCGCCCTGGCGTACACGATCCGTTCGTTGAACGCGAACCACTCCCGGCCGCACATCTCACTGGTGAAGTAGCGCGGCGAGAACAACGGCACGAACACCCGGCAGGTTGCCAGGTTCTCGCTCAGCCTGTCCGGCCACCCCTCCCCTGAGCGCATCTCCCGGTCCATGAAACCGGCGGGCGCGCCCGCGGGCAGGTCGGTGAGCATCATGACGTGCTCGCACAGATCCCGGAAGAGCACGTTCACCCAGTGGTCCGGGTCGCCGCCGCCCCGGCCCCAGGACGGCGTGTGGGCATAGCTCAGAAAGAAGTAGGGCCTCTCGTCGACCGGGCCCCGTCTCCCCTCAGACATCACCATGTGCCCCCTGCCTGTTGACGCCCCCGTATCACGGCATCCCCTGACGATATCCGGACATCTCGACTCCAACGGCGTTCACAGTGTCTCGCATCCCGAAGAGGAACACTCCCCTTCCCGCGATTTCCCGTTCCGAGAGAAGCGCACGTGGCAGCCGTCTCCCGAGCTCCGCGAAGTCGCTGTCGTCCAGGACGGCGTCCTCGTACGAGATCCAGTGACCCTTGCGGTCCACGACGCAGCGGTATGTCCGGGTCGGTGGCGGGGGTGTCGTCCGGTACTCGGCGAGGTGGAAGGCGGAGCACGACTCGAAGCCCACCCGGAAGAGAAGTACCTGTGCGTCCGCGACGTAGAGGCGGGCCATGGGGGACCGTTCTCCGAGGTGGCAGTGCGGGTCGTGGTCGGCGAGGAGCTCGGCGGCTCTGGGGCCGATCGCGGCGAAGGAGGTCTGGGGATGAGCGCTGCGGACGGCGCCGGGTGTCGTCCGTATGTGTTCGGCGAGTGCGCCCATCGTGGGGCAGGGGGTGGCGTCTGCTTCGAAGGGCGGCATCGCCGCTCGGAACTCGCTCTTCTCCTGTTCGGTCATCCCTTGGGTCAGGCG
Encoded proteins:
- the fxsT gene encoding FxSxx-COOH system tetratricopeptide repeat protein, producing the protein MTTRQGGRIITFYSYKGGTGRTMALANTAWILAANGKRVLTVDWDLEAPGLHRFFHPFLDPNALAATTGVIDIITEYCWAATTGGPRSGPWHVDLARVEPHAVSLAPERLGLPFPDGGSLDFLSAGRQNREYSATVSSFEWDNFYERLGGGLFLDALRDDMRASYDYVLIDSRTGLSDNADICTIQMPDILVDCFTLSSQALDGAAAVAESLADGYRKRRIRVLPVPMRVDEGEKEKVDAGRALARLKFEGLPKGAGGQPLSAEELNAYWGKVEIPYRPYYAYEETLATVGDPSGITNSLLSAFERLTGVITDGEVTQLPPISEQVRLQCVEAFTRRRPETTLPSVLIVYTAENRMWAEWLEAVLKRPGCDVSLHDVSTGPPKQPSPKTRPIVLLSSAFQKARHALTAWRSLTGTTAHTPSTDVVPLLVDEVRLLDSYRGHPLVNLHRLDEAQAVTTLYRSLGLRPETLATGAAGPRFPESTPNVFEAPQRNATFTGRNSVLDQLRDQLRSGMSVVLPQPQALFGLGGVGKTQVALEYVHRFMADYELVWWISAEHVDNVVSSLAALGSLIGAPGGDDMALVSQETVHMLARGVPTQRWILVFDNADDPTELQRFFPRRGGGHILITSRNQAWAQQASSLPVDVFQRQESVEHLSRRAPGLTTEDAGRVADAVGDLPLAVEVAAAWLAETATPIEEYLRLLAEQTTHVLDLNQPVDYPETVAATWNISIARLKERSPASVRLLQLCAFMAPEPISSHLLYSKELLDELRQVDASLQESLMLGRVIREIARFALAKIDQAGNSIQIHRLVQAVIRAQLTENEQRTARHVVHTILAGARPDGDEPSDDPATWPRFEVIWPHLRPSGIRDCDLAEPRRLLIDQVRYLWKRGSFTAAARHANELLEHWKPLLGEDHRQYMYLRCQLANVLRSQGRYVEAKEIDEDLLDRQRRVLGRTHPHAYITASGLSSDLAALGEYQLAVTVAAEAHEGFGQIFHESHPRTLSAANNLALALRMVGNHHRAREIDQNTYDRRMEVFGPEHPYTLASASSLGRDLREVGRYTESVSLLSRAYDAHKSALGKDYPGTLSCAKALAVSLRRAGQFEDGHRLTKATQAQYRIQYDAPTPDSLACDLNWAADLYAADERDEAQRVARMALAEYMKAPGERHPYTLAALNNVGIYQWSCDDEEAGVTFQRVIRLMGDMLGMQHPHTLFCLANYANVLAEQGRLEEAWALEEPARDALRTVLGAHHPETLAVVSNSALTLRSLGRAEEAERLRKETLAELNRQGNLLGSDNGITRLVIQERRVYRDLEPLAV
- a CDS encoding TIR-like protein FxsC — translated: MSEGRRGPVDERPYFFLSYAHTPSWGRGGGDPDHWVNVLFRDLCEHVMMLTDLPAGAPAGFMDREMRSGEGWPDRLSENLATCRVFVPLFSPRYFTSEMCGREWFAFNERIVYARATTGAADLPAIVPALWTHVDLSQLPDSVRHVRVEHSSFGSRYLDYGLYGLIKLTRLRDEYDEAVLALAQRIVRVAHETPLPSGRPRPYESTPSAFRPRGEGPRRIHLTVAAPTLDSKPEHRDSGPYGYDAQDWNPYHGESARPLPALAEELIRSLDYRITVSNFDDEHMGTDDAGAHDSDRLADEKSPPSHPEILLIDRWAISDEERRRRLKAFDASADPWISAVVPWNRADLQCHTEEGRQLAADLERTMPLILERGRRFAGRIAVNGVPTLKAFTDVLPTVVAHTTRQYLRYARAYPPEGPQVPRPRLTGPIHPSDRGAEIDTGGEA
- a CDS encoding aminoglycoside N(3)-acetyltransferase; this translates as MTDITRLRHALRELGIQYGGILMVHSSLRGTGLTPAAMSDALRDVLGPDGTLVVPAFTPENSDTSAAHHRLTQGMTEQEKSEFRAAMPPFEADATPCPTMGALAEHIRTTPGAVRSAHPQTSFAAIGPRAAELLADHDPHCHLGERSPMARLYVADAQVLLFRVGFESCSAFHLAEYRTTPPPPTRTYRCVVDRKGHWISYEDAVLDDSDFAELGRRLPRALLSEREIAGRGVFLFGMRDTVNAVGVEMSGYRQGMP